A single region of the Nicotiana sylvestris chromosome 6, ASM39365v2, whole genome shotgun sequence genome encodes:
- the LOC138870349 gene encoding uncharacterized protein, whose protein sequence is MAGQELDASVIDPSRDGEESDVNLKEEIHKLKHQMAEIDNPVQVKKAVTEEEVEEFLRKIKVKDYSIVEQLRKTHAQISLLSLLIHSEEHCRALMKILNEFYVPDKISVNHLEKIANKIFEVNRVTFSDDELPVEGTEHNKALYLTVKCEDSMVTRVSVDNGSSSNICPLSTLNKLKADDERIHKNNICVRGFDDRGKDSVGDIVLELTIGPVEFTMEFQVLDVAVSYNLLLGRPCIHAAKAVPSTLHQMVKLEWDRQDIVGHSEDNLCAHSDASIPFIEAEDDKGPWVYQVFETTPIEKVLEGKCVPTPKIASASIMMASEMLKNGFMPGKGLGRSLQGIIQPVSLRENLGTSGLGFKPTATDLKRDKRLKQKAWALPKPILRLSRSFVKPGARKRPMTIIPSSVVNIGEGSNKANVQFVGPNVKLNNWKATPLPTLSFYAGFNDMTRMTNLRPSLKSQSNSEIIIQEIECENESEYDEDEDFEEISKELSHFEEKPNPNLNNTEAINLGDPDNDIFAWSYDDMPSLSTDLVVHKFPNDPAFPPVKQKLRKFKTNMSVKIKEEITKQLDAKVIRVTRYPTWLTNVVPMTKKDEFIVSRRGIELDQSNIKAIQELPPPKNKTELLKKDSAVKWTDECQEAFDKIKKYLSNPPHEITDKKEQVIYYLSKKFTSYEVKYTPLERTCCALTWVAQKLKHYLSSYTTCLISRLDPLNDESPSFSRSLGRESVDEEYEPLRTYFHDEEVMHIDEVEKDEKPGWKLFFDGAANIKGVRIGVMLISETGHHYPVTA, encoded by the exons atggctggccaagaactggatgcaagtgttattgatccatCAAGGGATGGGGAggagtctgatgttaatctgaaagaggagaTACATAAGTTGAAACATCAAATGGCAGAGAT agataatCCAGTTCAAGTAAAGAAAGCAGTCACTGAAGAAGAGGTggaggagtttttgagaaaaataaaggTAAAAGATTATTCCATCGtagagcagttgagaaagacgcatgctcagatttccttgctatcattgttgatccactcAGAAGAGCAttgtcgggccttgatgaaaattctgaatgaatTTTATGTCCCTGACAAAATTTCcgtgaaccatctggaaaagatcgccaacaaaatatttgaggtgaacagggtcaccttctctgatgacgagttgcctgtggaaggtaccgaacacaacaaagctctctatcttacggtaaaatgtgaagattctatGGTCACCAGGGTGTcagttgacaatggttctagttcaaacatctgccctctctctactctgaacaagttgaaagcggatgatgagaggattcacaaaaaCAACATATGCGTTCGGGGATTTGACGATAGAGGGAAAGATTCGGTTGGTGACatagtgcttgagttgacaataggaccggtggaattcaccatggagttccaggtactggATGTAGCTGTCTCTTACAATTTACTACTAGGTCGGCCTTGtattcatgccgccaaagcagtcccgtccactctgcatcagatggtcaagctcgaatgggatagacaagataTCGTCGGGCAtagcgaggataatttgtgtgctcacagtgatgcctctATCCCATTCATTGaggctgaagatgacaaaggtccttgggtctatcaagtttttgaaacaaCACCAATAGAGAAAGttctagaagggaaatgtgttccaactccaaagatagccTCTGCATCCATCATGATGGCTtctgaaatgctgaaaaatggctttaTGCCAGGTAAAGGTCTGGGTAGATCCTTGCAGGGTATCATACAACCAGTTTCCCTCCGTGAAAACTTGGGTACGTCTGGTCTCGGATTCAAACCCACAGCAACAGATCTGAAAAGGGATAAAAGGTTGAAACAAAAGGCGTGGGCACTTCCAAAGCCTATTCTGcgtctctccaggtcttttgtcaagcccggtGCTAGGAAACGCCCAATGACAATAATTCCAAGTTCTGTGGTTAACATTGGAGAAGGTTCTAACAAAGCGAATGTGCAGTTCGTCGGgccgaatgtaaagcttaacaattggaaggctactcctcttcctaccct ttctttttatgctggtttcaatgacatgacacgCATGacgaatcttcggcccagtcttaaaagtcaatctaattctgaaataataatccaagaaatagaatgtgagaatgaatcagaatatgatgaggatgaggactttgaagagattagtaaggaactaagtcattttgaagaaaaacccaaccCTAATCTGAATAATACGGAAGCAATCAatctaggggacccagataat gatatttttgcatggtcgtatgatgacatgccaagcttgagtaccgatttggtggttcacaaatttccaAATGATCCAGCATTTCCTCCCgttaagcagaagttgagaaagttcaaaactaacatgagtgtgaagattaaagaagaaatcacaaagcagctggatgcaaaggtcattcgagtcacgcggtatcccacgtggTTAACCAATGTTGTGCCTATGacaaagaaagatg aattcatagtcagtcggcggggCATTGAATTGGATCAGTCAAatatcaaagctatccaggaattgccaccgccaaagaacaagactgag ctgctaaagaaggattctgcagtcaaatggactgatgagtgccagGAGGCATTCGATAAGATCAAAaagtatttgtcgaacccacct catgagaTCACTGACAAGAAAGAGCAAgtcatctactatctcagcaagaagttcacatcttatgaggttaagtatactccccttgaaaggacatgttgcgccctgacttgggtagcacagaagttgaagcattatctgtcgtcttACACCACTTGCCTCATTTCTcgcctggatcctttgaa cgatgaaagcccaagctttagccgatcacttggcagAGAAtcggtggatgaagaatatgaacctttgaggaCTTACTTccatgatgaagaggtaatgcatatcgatgaggttGAGAAGGATGAAAAGcccggttggaaacttttctttgatggggctgccaataTAAAAGGTGTCAGGATAGGGGTaatgcttatttctgaaacagggcatcattaccctgttacggccTAG